A region of Diospyros lotus cultivar Yz01 chromosome 3, ASM1463336v1, whole genome shotgun sequence DNA encodes the following proteins:
- the LOC127797910 gene encoding uncharacterized protein LOC127797910 yields the protein MAELFLRQGKHYAAGRPSYPAELFRFIASKTPCHDLAWDVATGTGQAASSLAGIYKNVIASDASQKQLDFAPKLPNVRYQCTPPTMSTAELNTYIAAEGSLDLVTIAQAMHWFDLPIFYQQVKRLLKPSHGILAAWCYTMPEINDGFDAIFRQFYLVDCSPFCNSARELVDNKYTTIDFPFEPVDGTDHTGPFEFASEKLMDLDNFLTFIRSWSAYQIAKEKGIELLTDDLINNFKRAWSEDGNDRKVLKFPIHLRIGKVTSLN from the exons atggcaGAGTTGTTCTTGAGGCAAGGGAAGCATTACGCGGCCGGGCGGCCAAGTTATCCAGCGGAGCTTTTCCGATTCATCGCATCCAAAACGCCGTGCCACGACCTTGCATGGGATGTCGCCACTGGTACCGGTCAAGCCGCTTCATCG TTAGCTGGAATCTATAAGAATGTGATAGCTAGCGATGCCAGCCAGAAGCAACTTGATTTTGCGCCCAAGCTCCCTAACGTGCGCTACCAATGCACTCCTCCCACCATGTCCACGGCCGAGCTCAACACCTACATTGCAGCCGAGGGAAGCCTTGATCTTGTAACCATAGCTCAAGCCATGCACTGGTTCGATCTTCCTATTTTTTACCAGCAAGTCAAACGGTTGCTCAAGCCATCCCATGGAATCTTGGCTGCATGGTGCTACACCATGCCTGAAATCAATGACGGCTTCGACGCCATCTTCCGACAATTTTACTTGGTCGATTGTTCTCCTTTTTGCAATAGCGCACGTGAGCTTGTGGATAACAAATACACGACGATTGATTTTCCATTTGAGCCTGTGGATGGAACCGATCACACGGGGCCTTTTGAGTTTGCTTCTGAGAAGTTGATGGATTTGGACAACTTCTTGACATTCATAAGGTCATGGTCAGCGTATCAGAttgcaaaagaaaaagggatTGAGTTATTGACGGATGATCTGATCAACAATTTCAAGCGCGCTTGGAGTGAAGATGGCAATGATCGTAAGGTGCTAAAGTTTCCAATTCACTTGAGGATTGGAAAAGTTACAAGTTTGAACTAG
- the LOC127797749 gene encoding uncharacterized protein LOC127797749 gives MAEPKITLTAALATQICNQINSVFAKSTSSPPALDVMREEVAAAAARNARIFVYGVGREGLMLKALCMRLAHLGLQAHCVFDMTAPPISAPDLLIASAGPGGFSTVDAICGVARSCGARILLLTARPESGSAAKYASAIGYIPAQTMADDGGEAAEEGGSRPLLPMGSVYEGAMFVLFEMVVFQLAEILDQSPEAVRSRHTNLE, from the coding sequence ATGGCAGAGCCCAAGATCACTCTAACGGCGGCGTTGGCCACCCAAATATGCAACCAAATCAACTCCGTCTTCGCCAAGTCCACCTCAAGTCCACCGGCGCTGGACGTCATGCGGGAGGAggtcgccgccgccgccgcccggAACGCCCGAATCTTCGTCTACGGAGTGGGCCGAGAGGGCCTGATGCTCAAAGCCCTCTGCATGAGGCTGGCCCACCTGGGCCTCCAGGCCCACTGCGTCTTCGACATGACCGCTCCTCCCATCTCCGCCCCGGACCTCCTCATCGCCTCCGCGGGCCCGGGCGGCTTCTCCACAGTCGACGCCATCTGCGGCGTCGCCAGGTCATGCGGCGCCCGGATCCTTCTGCTCACGGCCCGGCCCGAGTCCGGATCGGCCGCGAAGTACGCGAGTGCGATCGGCTACATCCCGGCGCAGACCATGGCGGACGATGGGGGTGAGGCGGCGGAGGAAGGAGGATCTCGGCCGTTGCTTCCGATGGGGAGCGTGTACGAGGGGGCGATGTTCGTGTTGTTCGAGATGGTGGTGTTCCAATTGGCTGAGATATTGGATCAGAGCCCCGAGGCCGTCCGATCTCGTCACACCAATCTAGAGTGA
- the LOC127797748 gene encoding membrane steroid-binding protein 1 gives MALQLWETLKESITVYTGLSPAAFFTALALALAVYYVVSALFGSPDRQYERLSRASQEEMQPLPPPVQVGEITEEELKAYDGTDPQKPLLMAIKGQIYDVSQSRMFYGPGGPYALFAGKDASRALAKMSFEEKDLTGDISSLGPFELDALQDWEYKFMSKYVKVGTVKKTVPVTDGSSSGEPVEATNDNVDDKPAGNGPSGSTAAGLTESAAAADADKE, from the exons ATGGCGCTGCAACTCTGGGAAACCCTCAAAGAATCGATCACAGTCTACACCGGTCTCTCTCCGGCCGCCTTCTTCACCGCTCTGGCCCTGGCTTTGGCCGTCTATTATGTGGTCTCCGCGCTGTTTGGATCCCCCGATCGTCAGTACGAGCGGTTGAGCAGGGCTTCCCAGGAGGAGATGCAGCCTCTTCCTCCTCCGGTTCAGGTCGGGGAGATCACCGAGGAGGAGTTGAAGGCCTACGATGGCACAGATCCACAGAAGCCGCTGCTTATGGCCATCAAGGGCCAGATCTATGATGTGTCGCAGAGCAG GATGTTTTATGGACCTGGGGGCCCTTATGCTCTATTTGCTGGAAAGGATGCTAGCAGGGCTCTAGCAAAGATGTCTTTTGAGGAGAAAGATCTAACTGGGGATATCTCTAGTCTTGGTCCATTTGAACTCGATGCATTACAGGACTGGGAGTACAAGTTCATGAGCAAGTATGTGAAAGTTGGGACTGTTAAGAAGACAGTACCAGTGACGGATGGATCATCCAGTGGCGAACCTGTTGAGGCAACCAATGACAATGTTGATGACAAGCCTGCAGGAAATGGCCCATCTGGGAGCACAGCTGCTGGACTTACAGAAAGCGCAGCTGCTGCTGACGCTGACAAAGAGTGA